In Halobacterium sp. R2-5, the following are encoded in one genomic region:
- a CDS encoding 4a-hydroxytetrahydrobiopterin dehydratase: protein MAELLSDDEIEERAPKGWTLDGDEITRTYEFDDYLKGVAFASEVGELAEEEFHHPEIRIRYEEVEVRFTSHEAGGVTEQDVELAELCDELQ from the coding sequence ATGGCCGAGTTACTCTCCGACGACGAGATCGAGGAGCGAGCGCCGAAGGGCTGGACGCTCGACGGCGACGAGATAACGCGGACCTACGAGTTCGACGACTACCTCAAAGGCGTCGCGTTCGCCAGCGAGGTCGGCGAGCTCGCCGAGGAGGAGTTCCACCACCCCGAGATCCGGATCCGCTACGAGGAGGTCGAAGTCCGGTTCACGAGCCACGAGGCCGGCGGCGTCACCGAGCAGGACGTCGAGCTCGCGGAGCTCTGCGACGAACTCCAGTAG
- a CDS encoding HAD family hydrolase, producing the protein MQPSDYDVWLFDLDGTLVDTEWSYTREVFDRVGARVGHEFSDYQAEVLWHGLGGSRNAQLREWGFEPSAFWEAFHHVEDPMARAEATYLYDDAAHVADLDGPVGVVTHCAEFLTEPVMDSLDIGDWFDVVVCCDDDIGWKPDPRPIELALADVGAGPDHDGVYVGDGASDVGAARNAGLDGVHVERHDPHKRGRCVLGDRRVESFDDLFVTPRSAD; encoded by the coding sequence ATGCAGCCCTCCGACTACGACGTCTGGCTGTTCGACCTCGACGGCACGCTCGTCGACACCGAGTGGTCGTACACCCGCGAGGTGTTCGACCGCGTCGGCGCCCGGGTCGGCCACGAGTTCTCGGACTACCAGGCGGAAGTGCTGTGGCACGGGCTCGGCGGCTCCCGGAACGCCCAGCTCCGCGAGTGGGGGTTCGAGCCGTCGGCGTTCTGGGAGGCGTTCCACCACGTCGAGGACCCGATGGCGCGCGCGGAGGCGACGTACCTCTACGACGACGCCGCGCACGTCGCGGACCTCGACGGCCCCGTGGGCGTGGTCACGCACTGCGCGGAGTTCCTCACCGAGCCCGTGATGGACAGCCTCGACATCGGCGACTGGTTCGACGTCGTGGTCTGCTGCGACGACGACATCGGCTGGAAGCCCGACCCGCGCCCCATCGAGCTCGCGCTCGCCGACGTCGGCGCGGGCCCGGACCACGACGGCGTCTACGTCGGAGACGGCGCGAGCGACGTCGGCGCCGCGCGGAACGCGGGTCTGGACGGCGTCCACGTCGAGCGCCACGACCCCCACAAGCGCGGGCGCTGCGTGCTCGGCGACCGCCGCGTCGAGTCCTTCGACGACCTCTTCGTCACCCCCCGGAGCGCCGATTAG
- the hemA gene encoding glutamyl-tRNA reductase — translation MNGNTGVVSGVRVSHESASLSELEAASADSEADALEELLVQPAVEEAFVVQTCHRSEAYVVADEPRSGRRALAAAGFDPAAEGAVSMGHEESLRHLLRVAAGLESLVVGEDQILGQVRDAYDTAQDAGAIGHVLRQAVTKAIHVGERARTETAINEGVTSLGSAAVRLVEGEVDVDGATALVVGAGEMGALAAKAFASAGVDRVVVANRTPARADRVAAAVDADAETASLEAAPEHADEAAVVVTATSSPEYLLDEDTLAEAGETTVVDLAQPRDVAPDAAAVDGVSVHDLDDLEAVTESTREQRRDAAREVEAMLEAEFQRLLSQYKRKRADEVIARMYESADRLKAREVSTAVSKLEAAEGEVSDEEREVLESMADALVSQLLAAPTKSLRDAAEEDDWSTIATALELFDPDFEDGMPFDTATGEATPAESED, via the coding sequence GTGAACGGAAACACTGGCGTCGTCTCGGGCGTGCGCGTCTCCCACGAGTCGGCCTCCCTCTCGGAACTGGAGGCCGCGAGTGCGGACAGCGAGGCGGACGCCCTCGAGGAACTGCTCGTCCAGCCGGCCGTCGAGGAAGCGTTCGTCGTCCAGACGTGCCACCGGTCGGAAGCGTACGTCGTCGCGGACGAGCCGCGCAGCGGGCGGCGAGCGCTCGCCGCCGCGGGCTTCGACCCGGCCGCGGAGGGCGCCGTCTCGATGGGACACGAGGAGAGCCTGCGCCACCTCCTCCGGGTGGCCGCCGGCCTGGAATCTCTCGTTGTCGGCGAGGACCAGATTCTCGGGCAGGTGCGGGACGCCTACGACACCGCCCAGGACGCCGGCGCCATCGGGCACGTGCTCCGGCAGGCGGTCACGAAGGCCATCCACGTCGGGGAGCGCGCTCGCACGGAGACCGCAATCAACGAGGGCGTCACGTCGCTCGGGAGCGCGGCCGTCCGGCTCGTCGAGGGCGAGGTAGACGTCGACGGCGCGACCGCGCTCGTCGTCGGCGCCGGCGAGATGGGCGCGCTCGCGGCGAAGGCGTTCGCGAGCGCGGGCGTCGACCGCGTCGTCGTCGCGAACCGCACGCCCGCTCGTGCGGACCGCGTGGCGGCCGCCGTCGACGCGGACGCGGAGACCGCGTCGCTGGAGGCAGCGCCCGAGCACGCGGACGAGGCCGCCGTCGTCGTCACGGCGACCAGCAGCCCCGAGTACCTCCTCGACGAGGACACGCTCGCCGAGGCGGGCGAGACGACCGTCGTCGACCTCGCGCAGCCCCGGGACGTCGCGCCCGACGCGGCGGCCGTCGACGGCGTCTCCGTCCACGACCTCGACGACCTCGAAGCCGTCACGGAGTCGACTCGCGAGCAGCGCCGGGACGCCGCCCGCGAGGTCGAGGCGATGCTCGAAGCCGAGTTCCAGCGCCTGCTCTCCCAGTACAAGCGCAAGCGCGCCGACGAGGTCATCGCGCGCATGTACGAGAGCGCCGACCGCCTGAAGGCCCGCGAGGTGTCGACGGCCGTCTCGAAGCTCGAAGCCGCCGAGGGCGAGGTCTCCGACGAGGAGCGCGAGGTCCTCGAGTCGATGGCGGACGCGCTGGTCAGCCAGCTGCTGGCGGCGCCGACGAAGAGCCTGCGGGACGCCGCCGAGGAGGACGACTGGTCGACCATCGCGACCGCGCTCGAGCTGTTCGACCCGGACTTCGAGGACGGGATGCCGTTCGACACGGCCACGGGCGAGGCGACGCCCGCTGAGTCCGAGGACTAG
- the lwrS gene encoding LWR-salt protein → MDARYVFAVRFRLDPEYGVRVDPETFETRMQRVAAEPGEPGWLFFRDNLWRGDIGDPGHFRELTEDALAVDVDSVEYRAFETDREYYDALKAEIGANLDLFKADSAADVLNKYLGSSVEVQD, encoded by the coding sequence ATGGACGCCCGGTACGTCTTCGCGGTGCGGTTCCGCCTCGACCCCGAGTACGGGGTGCGCGTCGACCCGGAGACGTTCGAGACGCGGATGCAGCGCGTCGCCGCCGAGCCCGGCGAGCCCGGGTGGCTGTTCTTCCGGGACAACCTCTGGCGCGGCGACATCGGCGACCCCGGGCACTTCCGGGAGCTCACCGAGGACGCGCTGGCCGTGGACGTCGACTCCGTGGAGTACCGCGCGTTCGAGACCGACCGCGAGTACTACGACGCGCTGAAGGCGGAAATCGGCGCGAACCTCGACCTGTTCAAGGCCGACAGCGCGGCCGACGTCCTCAACAAGTACCTCGGGAGCTCCGTGGAAGTCCAGGACTGA